Proteins from one Oryza sativa Japonica Group chromosome 12, ASM3414082v1 genomic window:
- the LOC107278353 gene encoding tetraspanin-3 produces the protein MALFGVREMRRFERMTPERRAEYLLGMAGVVTLVTSILLLLSGSTYGYGPKVCTGRGVFFSPTIALGLLLMAAFILGTCGQRYGDECLFGCYLLGLLIAFPLLLAFIIFGYVAVGGIDLGGVSIREYNLEEYSGWLRGRVADPHYWETTSACLRDGNVCSGMTRLVRDPDTGIFVPELSRYERWLKEHGIKKGVHVMSPIESGCCKPPTSCGFRYVNGTTWIPTPAAAGTPAAATNVDCSRWSNNQQTLCFQCDSCKAGFLDDIKKAWSFDALYPILALVGAFLSCFAGVKYWRPRLDTGYSLIRERAVA, from the exons atggcgttATTTGGGGTAAGAGAGATGAGACGATTTGAGAGAATGACGCCGGAAAGGCGAGCTGAATATCTACTAGGCATGGCCGGTGTCGTGACGTTGGTAACGTCGATCCTCCTCCTGTTAAGCGGCAGCACCTATGGGTACGGCCCTAAGGTTTGCACCGGCCGTGGCGTCTTCTTTAGCCCCACGATCGCTCTCGGCCTCCTGCTGATGGCCGCCTTCATTTTGGGTACGTGCGGCCAGAGGTACGGTGATGAGTGCCTCTTTGGTTGCTACCTCCTCGGTCTCCTCATcgccttccccctcctccttgccTTCATAATCTTCGGCTACGTCGCTGTTGGAGGCATCGACCTCGGCGGCGTAAGTATTCGCGAGTACAATCTGGAGGAGTACAGCGGGTGGCTCAGGGGCCGTGTGGCCGACCCGCACTACTGGGAAACAACCAGCGCATGCCTACGCGACGGGAACGTCTGCAGCGGCATGACGCGGTTGGTACGCGACCCAGACACCGGCATATTCGTCCCTGAGTTATCCCGGTATGAAAGGTGGCTCAAGGAACATGGGATTAAAAAAGGCGTGCACGTAATGTCGCCTATCGAG TCTGGATGCTGCAAGCCACCGACATCATGTGGTTTCAGATATGTCAACGGGACGACGTGGATACcaacaccagcagcagcaggcaccCCTGCCGCGGCGACCAACGTCGACTGCAGCAGGTGGAGCAACAACCAACAGACGCTCTGCTTCCAGTGCGACTCATGCAAGGCTGGCTTCCTGGACGACATCAAGAAAGCCTGGAGTTTCGATGCCCTGTATCCAATTCTCGCGTTGGTCGGAGCCTTTCTTTCATGCTTTGCAGGCGTCAAGTATTGGAGACCAAGACTAGACACTGGGTACTCACTAATTAGAGAACGAGCAGTGGCTTAA